Proteins from a single region of Paenibacillus sp. BIHB 4019:
- the nikD gene encoding nickel import ATP-binding protein NikD has translation MLEKSRKVLQVSGLHVKVKSEQGMLSLIEDIHFDIGRGRVLGLVGESGSGKSVTCNSLLQLLDPKHTTVEGSIQLNGRELNGLKAEDMRQIRGKEISFIMQNPMNAFTPVYSIGVPFIETIRTHTALTKKQAVELAVTAMEAMNLPDPAKLLKLYPFQLSGGMLQRVMIAICMCLRPAVVIADEPTTALDVVNQLQVLRELDRLRVEHGTSILLISHDLGVISELADEVAVMQQGRIVEKADVFQLFDHPQHPYTKKLLNARPKLPDHLSGYFENRG, from the coding sequence ATGTTGGAAAAATCTCGCAAGGTGCTGCAAGTAAGCGGCCTGCATGTGAAAGTAAAGTCGGAGCAAGGGATGCTTTCCCTGATCGAGGATATTCATTTTGATATTGGGCGCGGCCGTGTGCTTGGCCTTGTGGGCGAGAGCGGCAGCGGCAAGTCGGTTACCTGCAATTCCCTGCTGCAGCTTCTGGACCCGAAGCATACGACTGTCGAAGGCAGCATTCAATTGAATGGCCGCGAGCTGAATGGCCTGAAGGCGGAGGACATGAGGCAAATACGCGGCAAAGAAATTTCTTTCATTATGCAAAATCCAATGAATGCTTTTACGCCGGTATATTCGATTGGCGTACCTTTCATTGAAACGATTCGTACACATACCGCCCTTACGAAAAAACAAGCTGTCGAGCTGGCTGTCACCGCGATGGAGGCGATGAACTTGCCCGATCCCGCGAAGCTGTTGAAACTTTATCCTTTCCAGCTCAGCGGCGGCATGCTGCAAAGGGTTATGATTGCGATATGCATGTGTCTGCGTCCCGCTGTCGTCATTGCCGATGAACCGACTACGGCGCTGGATGTCGTGAACCAATTGCAGGTGCTGAGAGAGCTGGATCGCCTTCGTGTGGAGCATGGCACGTCGATTTTGCTCATTTCCCATGACTTAGGGGTCATCTCTGAATTGGCCGATGAGGTTGCGGTGATGCAGCAGGGACGAATCGTAGAAAAGGCAGATGTGTTTCAATTGTTTGATCATCCGCAGCATCCGTATACGAAAAAGCTGCTGAATGCCAGACCAAAGCTGCCTGACCATCTAAGCGGATATTTTGAAAACAGGGGGTAG
- the nikC gene encoding nickel ABC transporter permease subunit NikC gives MIARLRTVLRGQKAIAICTAILFVFAIVTLIAPWISPHDPIKVNLALKLQPPSAEHWLGTDHLGRDTLSRLLYGARISLGLAFLIFIASLGIGLVIGTIAGYRGGWLDACLMRFCEAVMTIPNLVLVLGMVGIFGPGLMQVVLALMLVQWVYYARMFRGMVISLKERQFITAARISGSSEWKIIRRHIIPNVLPPILVMGTLEMGWAIMDISALSFLGLGIQPPTPEWGAMIHEGKAFIRSHPELMLYPGLMILFVVITFNILGEALSERFGVKRRM, from the coding sequence GTGATTGCGAGACTACGCACCGTCCTGAGGGGCCAGAAAGCGATTGCCATATGCACGGCCATTTTATTCGTTTTTGCTATTGTGACCCTTATAGCTCCATGGATTTCGCCACATGACCCTATTAAAGTCAATTTGGCGCTTAAGCTGCAGCCGCCTTCGGCGGAGCATTGGCTCGGCACCGACCATTTAGGGCGCGATACTTTATCGCGCTTGCTCTATGGCGCCCGTATTTCACTTGGTCTGGCTTTCTTGATTTTTATTGCCTCTCTGGGGATCGGCTTAGTTATTGGCACCATTGCTGGGTACAGAGGGGGCTGGCTGGATGCCTGCCTGATGCGTTTTTGCGAAGCGGTTATGACAATTCCGAACCTCGTGCTCGTTTTAGGCATGGTCGGCATTTTTGGACCGGGGCTGATGCAGGTTGTGCTGGCGCTCATGCTGGTGCAATGGGTGTATTACGCCCGCATGTTCCGCGGCATGGTTATCAGCCTAAAGGAACGCCAGTTTATTACCGCCGCTCGAATCAGCGGCTCCTCCGAGTGGAAAATTATTAGACGGCATATTATTCCGAATGTGCTTCCTCCTATTTTGGTCATGGGAACACTTGAAATGGGCTGGGCAATTATGGATATTTCGGCATTATCGTTTCTAGGCCTCGGCATTCAGCCGCCGACTCCGGAATGGGGGGCGATGATTCATGAAGGCAAAGCCTTTATTCGCAGCCATCCGGAATTGATGTTATATCCAGGCTTGATGATTTTGTTCGTGGTTATAACGTTCAACATATTAGGTGAAGCGTTGTCGGAGCGATTTGGGGTAAAACGACGGATGTGA